Proteins from a single region of Equus asinus isolate D_3611 breed Donkey chromosome 17, EquAss-T2T_v2, whole genome shotgun sequence:
- the LOC139040880 gene encoding olfactory receptor 5M9-like yields the protein MPNFTDVTQFILLGLTSHQKLKVLFFVVFLLVYMITLLGNIGVIILISISPQLQSPMYFFLSHLSFVDVCLSSNVTPKMLENLLSETKTISYVGCLVQCHFFIALVHVEVYILAVMAFDRYMAICKPLLYGSKMSRIVCVRLISVPYVYGFSVSLICTLWTYGLYFCGNFEINHFYCADPPLIKIACGGVHIKEYTMIVIAGISLTYSLSVLLTSYALIVIAVLRMPSADGRRKAFSTCGSHLTAVSLFYGTLIFMYLRRPTEDSVEQGKMVAVFYTTVIPMLNPMIYSLRNKDVKEAVNKAIIKANLGQ from the coding sequence ATGCCAAATTTCACGGATGTGACACAATTTATTCTTCTGGGGTTGACCAGTCATCAGAAGCTTAAAGTTCTCTTTTTTGTGGTGTTCCTACTGGTTTACATGATCACTCTGTTAGGGAATATTGGTGTGATCATTTTGATCAGCATCAGTCCCCAGCTTCAGAGCCCTATGTACTTTTTCTTGAGTCATTTGTCTTTTGTGGATGTGTGCTTGTCTTCCAATGTCACCCCCAAAATGCTGGAAAACTTGTTATCAGAGACAAAAACCATTTCTTATGTTGGGTGTTTGGTGCAGTGTCACTTTTTCATTGCCCTTGTCCACGTGGAGGTCTATATCTTGGCGGTGATGGCCTTTGATCGCTacatggccatctgcaaacctctACTTTACGGCAGTAAAATGTCCAGGATTGTCTGTGTTCGACTCATCTCTGTACCTTATGTCTACGGATTCTCTGTGAGTCTAATATGCACACTGTGGACATATGGCTTGTACTTCTGTGGAAACTTTGAAATCAACCACTTTTATTGTGCAGACCCTCCTCTCATCAAGATTGCCTGTGGGGGTGTCCACATCAAAGAATACACGATGATTGTTATTGCTGGAATTAGTTTGACATATTCTCTCTCAGTGCTCCTCACCTCCTATGCTCTCATTGTAATAGCTGTGCTACGCATGCCCTCTGCTGATGGGAGGAGAAAGGCCTTCTCCACTTGTGGGTCCCACTTGACAGCTGTTAGCCTGTTTTATGGGACTCTGATATTCATGTATCTAAGACGACCCACTGAAGATTCTGTGGAGCAGGGGAAAATGGTGGCTGTGTTTTATACCACAGTGATCCCCATGCTGAATCCTATGATCTACAGTTTGAGAAACAAGGATGTAAAAGAGGCTGTCAATAAAGCAATCATCAAAGCAAACTTGGGGCAGTGA